In bacterium, the following proteins share a genomic window:
- a CDS encoding phosphoribosyltransferase, which yields MREIFERITEHFKVPIRVGSRCEANIFYRVDQLSPEDLKTCGDYVAERVLKVIEPNLPEIIINLPGGYTGFAEILAQELALPGEEPIEVIPYAKLDPQNGKSSSIRGKNLILVSDVITTARSCLEAHTRVTMLNARVLCWASLIDRTFGPGPVPVVASFTGDPVRLLEDVI from the coding sequence ATGCGAGAAATATTCGAACGAATCACAGAACATTTTAAAGTCCCTATTCGCGTCGGTAGTCGTTGTGAAGCGAATATTTTTTATCGCGTCGATCAGCTCTCTCCTGAAGATCTAAAGACCTGCGGGGATTATGTCGCTGAAAGGGTGCTCAAAGTAATTGAACCAAACCTTCCTGAAATAATCATTAACCTCCCTGGCGGCTACACTGGATTTGCAGAGATCCTCGCTCAAGAACTAGCGCTCCCAGGCGAAGAACCAATTGAAGTTATACCCTATGCTAAACTTGATCCCCAAAACGGGAAAAGTTCTTCGATTAGAGGGAAAAATCTGATTCTAGTCAGCGACGTAATTACAACTGCGCGTTCATGCCTTGAAGCGCATACTCGCGTTACAATGTTAAATGCGCGGGTGCTTTGTTGGGCATCACTAATCGACCGCACTTTCGGCCCCGGGCCAGTTCCTGTAGTTGCCTCTTTTACTGGAGATCCAGTCCGCCTACTTGAGGACGTAATCTAA
- a CDS encoding EamA family transporter, whose product MSLGLAYLAAFSAAFFSSAKDIGSKLLALNISGAASSVGSFVYALPFFLILLALLHGLGYPVFQISSGFWSLIILRALSDAVGESCKMYAFKHGEFSTVSIILSLLPIFVVGLSVLITNDPVTPALLIGALLVVAASLTVIYKNPQTLKGSCFALGAVTFMATNTCLDRLAVQTAHPVFSGFAMTALAGLFTAPLFLFDGSPRELLSERKVLGTRGLFEVLFMAAKLSALTVLPATVVMICMRSALIINVTTGLIYFREGEAKRKIIALLLALAGIIIALI is encoded by the coding sequence ATGTCGCTTGGCCTTGCATACCTGGCTGCTTTCTCTGCTGCTTTTTTCTCATCAGCAAAAGATATCGGCAGCAAGTTACTTGCATTGAATATTTCAGGAGCCGCATCTTCCGTAGGATCATTCGTCTACGCCCTACCCTTTTTTCTCATTTTACTAGCATTACTACATGGCTTAGGTTACCCCGTTTTTCAGATTTCTTCTGGTTTTTGGAGCTTAATTATCTTACGAGCACTCTCCGATGCCGTTGGTGAAAGTTGCAAGATGTATGCCTTTAAGCACGGAGAATTTTCCACTGTCTCAATCATTCTCTCCCTGCTGCCGATTTTTGTAGTCGGTCTATCAGTGCTTATTACAAACGATCCTGTTACGCCTGCGCTCTTGATTGGCGCTCTGCTAGTTGTCGCTGCAAGCTTAACTGTGATTTATAAAAATCCCCAAACTCTCAAAGGATCTTGCTTTGCTCTCGGAGCTGTCACCTTCATGGCAACTAATACCTGCCTAGACCGGCTTGCGGTGCAAACTGCGCATCCAGTATTTTCAGGATTTGCCATGACGGCACTAGCCGGATTGTTCACCGCACCACTTTTCCTTTTCGATGGCAGCCCGCGCGAATTACTTAGTGAGCGAAAGGTTCTTGGCACGAGAGGCCTATTTGAAGTCTTATTTATGGCAGCAAAGCTTTCTGCCTTAACAGTATTGCCCGCAACTGTAGTGATGATTTGTATGCGGTCTGCACTAATCATTAACGTAACAACTGGCTTAATTTACTTTCGAGAAGGTGAGGCCAAGCGAAAAATCATCGCGCTACTTTTAGCCCTGGCAGGAATTATTATTGCTTTAATTTAG